From the Salinimicrobium tongyeongense genome, one window contains:
- a CDS encoding putative LPS assembly protein LptD, with amino-acid sequence MRTKILYILSCCIFTLSLASKSAAQEIKTNEGIRIPAEREPVRPIIDSVKIEAPVPVITLTTQDTVKPQREILADRVTYTAQDYMRLNPRENRIYLYNNAQVTYGDINITAGRIVLDNERNEVYAYGITDTAGVYTQKPVFTQAQNVVHPDSIRFNFESEKALVFNSRTEQGEFKVLGEITKRENDSVYYMKNVKFTTSPNEENPDYYFYARRIKLVPDKKIVSGLVNMYIADVPTPLGLPFGYFPMTDEQTSGFIIPSFGDDNNRGFYLQNGGYYFAISDYVDLTVLGDYYTNGSYGLRMESSYALRYRFRGNLSFRYEKLINSERGFPDFSESTIYNLRWNHSQDSKANPSSRFSASVNLGSSDYYQASTNQMNTGNRLTNTLSSSVSYSKTFNIQPQINLSIAATHNQNTNTEKINMTLPTVQASMARVYPFEPKVGAKKGIIENINFQYNFRGENRFQTTDSLFFKPEMFEDAILGAQHSIPLTTNFKLFNYLSVSAGTNYTESWVFRTYERSYDEEARREIVDTVRGFDSFRTYNFNTSIGTTIYGTKNFSGKGKYQAIRHVMRPSISYNINPGFEHYYDEYIIPESEGREERVVEYSRFQGSLYGPPGKLFSSSIGFSLSNTFEAKVKDSADAEPRKVKLLNNLNISTSYNLAGDSLKLSPISVRGSVPVIQNKLDINFGANLDVYALNNENRRIDKLNIQNGGSLFRLTNANMSFGYSFSSRDFSGGKENVNRLENQTFRNGGRPDDLFGKDMDIDGSFYDEHEADMAEEEEEEESENSWYNFDIPWDLRLAYTLNYSNSARQNDISSHSLMFSGDVELSPKWTVGASSGYDFVNTGFTHTQLRFGRDLESWRMTFSWTPFGVYKQWNFFIGIKSSLLRDIKYEKRRERDRRL; translated from the coding sequence TTGCGAACAAAGATACTTTACATACTTTCCTGCTGTATTTTTACGCTTTCTTTAGCCTCGAAATCTGCAGCGCAGGAAATCAAAACCAATGAAGGTATCCGCATTCCCGCTGAACGTGAACCTGTGCGCCCTATAATCGATTCAGTTAAGATCGAGGCACCTGTTCCCGTTATCACGCTCACCACCCAGGATACGGTAAAACCCCAAAGGGAAATCCTGGCAGACAGGGTGACCTATACTGCCCAGGATTACATGCGCTTAAACCCCAGGGAAAACAGGATATACCTCTATAACAATGCCCAGGTAACCTATGGCGACATCAATATTACCGCCGGAAGGATCGTGCTCGACAATGAACGCAATGAGGTCTATGCCTACGGAATAACCGACACGGCAGGAGTTTACACCCAAAAACCTGTGTTTACACAGGCACAGAACGTGGTGCACCCAGACTCCATCAGGTTCAATTTTGAATCTGAAAAAGCCCTTGTCTTCAACTCCCGTACAGAACAGGGGGAATTTAAAGTGCTGGGAGAGATCACCAAAAGGGAGAACGATTCGGTGTACTACATGAAAAATGTGAAATTCACCACCTCTCCCAATGAAGAAAACCCCGATTATTATTTCTATGCCAGGAGGATCAAGTTAGTGCCCGATAAAAAGATCGTTTCGGGCCTCGTGAATATGTATATTGCCGATGTTCCCACTCCGCTGGGCCTGCCCTTTGGGTACTTTCCAATGACCGACGAACAGACTTCCGGATTTATCATCCCTTCATTTGGGGACGACAACAACCGCGGATTTTACCTGCAAAACGGGGGCTACTATTTTGCCATTAGCGATTATGTAGACCTAACGGTTTTGGGGGATTACTACACCAACGGCAGTTACGGCCTGCGAATGGAATCTTCTTATGCCCTGCGGTACAGGTTTAGAGGGAACCTCAGTTTTAGATATGAGAAGCTGATAAACAGCGAAAGAGGCTTTCCCGATTTTTCTGAATCTACCATTTACAACCTTCGGTGGAACCACTCACAGGATTCAAAGGCTAATCCTTCCTCAAGGTTTTCGGCTTCCGTGAACCTTGGTAGTAGCGATTATTACCAGGCTTCCACCAATCAAATGAACACAGGTAACAGGTTGACCAACACCCTGAGTTCTTCGGTATCTTACTCAAAGACCTTTAATATTCAGCCACAAATCAACCTGAGTATTGCCGCTACCCACAACCAGAACACCAATACAGAAAAAATAAACATGACCCTGCCTACAGTGCAGGCAAGCATGGCCAGGGTCTACCCTTTCGAGCCAAAGGTAGGTGCCAAAAAAGGCATTATTGAGAACATAAATTTTCAGTATAATTTCAGGGGAGAAAACAGGTTTCAAACCACCGATTCCCTTTTCTTCAAGCCAGAGATGTTCGAAGATGCCATTTTAGGAGCGCAACACTCCATCCCGCTTACCACAAACTTTAAATTATTCAACTATTTAAGTGTTAGTGCCGGAACCAATTATACCGAATCATGGGTCTTCAGGACTTATGAAAGATCATATGATGAAGAAGCCCGAAGAGAAATTGTTGATACCGTGCGGGGCTTTGACTCGTTTCGCACCTACAACTTCAACACTAGTATAGGTACCACGATCTACGGAACCAAGAATTTCAGCGGAAAGGGGAAATACCAGGCTATTCGCCACGTAATGCGCCCCTCGATAAGCTATAACATCAATCCCGGGTTCGAACATTACTACGATGAATACATCATCCCGGAATCTGAAGGCCGCGAAGAGCGCGTGGTAGAATATTCCAGGTTCCAGGGCTCTTTATACGGGCCTCCCGGAAAGCTGTTTTCAAGCTCCATCGGCTTCTCTTTAAGCAACACATTTGAAGCTAAAGTAAAAGATTCTGCCGATGCCGAACCGAGAAAAGTAAAGCTGCTCAACAACCTGAACATAAGCACCTCTTACAACCTGGCTGGAGATTCCCTGAAGCTCTCCCCAATTAGCGTCCGTGGAAGTGTGCCGGTGATACAAAACAAACTGGACATCAACTTTGGGGCTAACCTCGACGTCTATGCACTCAACAATGAGAACCGCAGAATTGATAAGCTGAACATTCAAAACGGCGGAAGCCTTTTCAGGCTTACCAATGCCAATATGAGCTTCGGGTACTCATTCTCAAGCCGCGATTTTTCTGGCGGAAAAGAAAATGTGAACCGGCTTGAAAATCAAACTTTCAGAAATGGCGGGCGTCCAGATGACCTTTTTGGAAAGGATATGGACATTGATGGTTCTTTTTACGATGAACATGAAGCCGATATGGCTGAAGAAGAAGAGGAAGAAGAAAGTGAGAACAGCTGGTACAACTTTGACATACCATGGGATCTGAGACTGGCTTATACCCTCAACTACAGCAACAGTGCCCGGCAGAATGATATCTCTTCCCATTCGCTTATGTTCTCGGGAGACGTTGAACTCTCCCCAAAATGGACGGTGGGTGCCTCCTCGGGTTATGATTTTGTGAATACCGGATTCACGCATACACAACTCAGGTTTGGCCGCGACCTGGAAAGCTGGAGAATGACCTTTAGCTGGACGCCTTTTGGGGTCTACAAACAATGGAACTTTTTTATTGGGATCAAATCTTCCCTGTTGAGGGATATCAAGTACGAAAAGAGAAGGGAAAGAGACAGAAGATTATAA
- a CDS encoding MlaD family protein yields the protein MKYTKEVKTALLAIVAILLFIFGYSFLKGKNWFDSSRTFYAVYNDVEGLSPSSPVTINGLKVGNVTNIGFLDTSGKLVVTFLVDNSFPFSENSVAEIYGGGLIGGKSLAIIPKYEEGEIAQSGDTLPSAIEEGLLELVNERLTPLQEKIEKVIVSTDSLVNSFNEVMNPTTRENLKNSIANLNATVASLNNSANSVEGLLKTNSPKLDRTFSNLDHMSTNLSNFSDTLVTFDLKQVTDDLEAAVNNFQSVTNKLNSGEGTAGKLINDPAVFNNLERATNQLDELIQDVKLNPKRYVHFSIFGKNPGPYSPPEDSLK from the coding sequence GTGAAATATACTAAAGAGGTAAAAACCGCTCTTTTGGCTATTGTAGCCATTCTTTTATTCATTTTTGGGTATAGTTTTTTAAAAGGCAAAAACTGGTTTGATTCCAGCAGGACGTTTTACGCAGTTTACAACGACGTAGAAGGGCTTTCCCCTTCATCACCTGTGACCATTAACGGCCTCAAGGTGGGAAACGTGACCAATATCGGCTTTTTGGATACTTCGGGTAAACTTGTGGTTACTTTCCTTGTCGATAATTCCTTTCCTTTTTCTGAAAATAGTGTTGCTGAAATATATGGTGGCGGACTCATAGGCGGAAAGTCCCTGGCTATTATTCCGAAGTATGAAGAAGGAGAAATAGCTCAATCTGGAGACACCCTGCCCAGTGCGATAGAAGAAGGCCTGCTTGAACTGGTGAATGAAAGGCTTACACCACTTCAGGAGAAGATAGAGAAAGTGATAGTGAGTACAGATTCCCTGGTAAATTCCTTTAATGAAGTGATGAATCCCACCACCCGGGAGAACCTTAAGAACAGTATTGCCAACCTTAATGCTACAGTCGCTTCCCTTAATAATTCTGCCAACTCTGTAGAAGGTTTATTGAAAACCAATTCTCCAAAGCTCGATCGCACCTTTTCAAATCTTGATCACATGTCGACAAACCTGAGCAATTTTTCAGATACGCTCGTGACCTTTGACCTGAAACAGGTGACCGATGATCTTGAGGCTGCGGTGAATAATTTTCAGAGCGTGACCAATAAGCTGAACTCGGGCGAAGGTACTGCCGGAAAACTTATCAACGACCCTGCAGTCTTTAATAATCTTGAAAGAGCGACCAACCAGTTAGACGAATTGATACAAGACGTGAAATTGAATCCTAAACGTTACGTACATTTTTCTATCTTTGGTAAAAACCCCGGTCCTTATTCGCCGCCGGAAGATTCATTAAAATAA
- a CDS encoding Rid family detoxifying hydrolase: protein MKKIIKTKDAPAPIGAYNQAVLSGNTLYISGQIALNPVSGELQQETIEEETEQVMRNLKAILSAAEMDFENVVKSSIFISDMNNFGRINAVYSKYFDEETAPARETVEVANLPKFVNVEISMIATK from the coding sequence ATGAAAAAAATAATCAAAACCAAAGATGCTCCCGCACCAATTGGAGCTTACAACCAGGCCGTTTTAAGCGGAAACACGCTGTACATTTCGGGCCAGATAGCCCTTAACCCTGTAAGCGGCGAATTACAACAGGAGACTATAGAAGAAGAAACCGAGCAGGTTATGCGAAACCTCAAAGCCATTCTCTCTGCAGCCGAAATGGATTTTGAGAATGTTGTAAAGAGCTCGATTTTTATTAGTGACATGAACAATTTTGGCCGTATCAACGCGGTATACTCTAAATATTTTGATGAAGAAACAGCACCGGCCCGTGAAACTGTCGAAGTTGCAAACCTTCCGAAGTTCGTGAATGTGGAAATAAGTATGATCGCCACAAAATAG
- a CDS encoding N-acetylmuramoyl-L-alanine amidase family protein: protein MKTNFFILLIFFTVINPVLAASEEVDPPRDKFVVVVDAGHGGHDPGNSWNGFKEKGIALNIALKVGAELEKVPDIKVIYTRKSDVFVTLAGRAEIANKAEADLFISIHMNGHKSQAQGTETFVLGLHRNQDNLEVAMRENQVIFLEEDYEMTYDGFNPNSPESYIGLTLMQEEYLDQSILLADLVQKNFTNINKRVNRGVKQAGFLVLRETYMPSVLIEAGFLSNKSEGTYLNSAAGQAAIAESIVRAVKDYKNSMNLEMLDNFEANPPVELAAEPENKPLDVYDGITFKVQLAATGKKLDPSSKNFKGLSQVSRNKEGKLFKYYYGATSSYTQIQDLHEKAKRTGYPDSYIVAFRGEEKISVNDALKTKMK from the coding sequence ATGAAAACGAATTTCTTTATCCTTTTAATATTTTTTACTGTAATTAATCCCGTTTTAGCTGCTTCGGAAGAAGTAGATCCTCCGCGGGATAAGTTTGTTGTTGTGGTAGATGCAGGTCATGGCGGCCATGACCCGGGCAACTCGTGGAATGGATTTAAGGAAAAGGGAATTGCCCTGAACATAGCCCTTAAAGTAGGTGCTGAACTGGAAAAAGTTCCCGACATCAAAGTCATCTACACCCGCAAGTCGGATGTTTTTGTGACACTTGCCGGAAGGGCCGAGATTGCCAATAAAGCCGAAGCCGACCTTTTTATTTCCATTCACATGAATGGTCACAAGTCTCAGGCGCAGGGAACAGAAACCTTTGTACTGGGGCTTCACCGCAACCAGGATAACCTGGAGGTTGCCATGAGGGAGAACCAGGTAATTTTTCTGGAAGAAGATTACGAAATGACCTATGACGGGTTTAACCCCAATTCCCCCGAGTCTTATATTGGCCTTACCTTAATGCAGGAAGAGTATCTTGACCAAAGTATTTTATTGGCCGATCTTGTGCAGAAGAACTTCACCAATATCAATAAAAGAGTGAACAGAGGGGTGAAGCAGGCAGGATTCTTGGTATTACGGGAAACCTACATGCCCAGTGTTCTTATAGAAGCGGGCTTTTTGAGTAACAAAAGCGAGGGGACTTACCTTAACAGTGCGGCAGGGCAGGCCGCCATTGCTGAATCTATAGTGCGTGCCGTAAAAGATTACAAGAACTCCATGAATCTTGAGATGCTCGATAATTTTGAAGCCAATCCTCCTGTAGAACTTGCCGCAGAGCCCGAAAACAAGCCATTAGATGTATATGATGGTATAACCTTTAAAGTACAACTTGCAGCTACCGGTAAAAAGCTGGATCCCAGTTCAAAGAATTTTAAAGGGTTGAGCCAGGTTTCCAGGAATAAGGAAGGCAAGCTCTTTAAATATTATTACGGGGCTACCTCCAGTTATACACAAATTCAGGACCTGCATGAGAAAGCAAAACGCACGGGATATCCAGACAGTTATATAGTTGCCTTTAGGGGAGAGGAGAAGATCAGCGTTAATGACGCGTTAAAAACAAAAATGAAATAG
- a CDS encoding IS3 family transposase, which yields MRKRERRKTQIIQELRQEHALEKLLKHAGMARSTFYYHLKASKQDKYEVLRKEIRSIYDLHKGRYGYRRIQLTLKNKGYVVNHKTVFKLMQELGISSLIRVKKYTSYRGNQGKIAANLLKQNFKADRPNLKWATDVTEFKVKDKKLYLSPIIDLFNGEVLSFTISERPNFKQVMDMINKCSKQEKQGLILHSDQGWQYQMKQYQKTLQKKNITQSMSRKGNCLDNAVAENFFGTLKSELYYLNQYNTVDQLKQDIKDYIKYYNYDRIRLNLNGMSPIQYRAHVENLI from the coding sequence ATCAGAAAAAGAGAAAGAAGAAAAACGCAAATCATCCAGGAATTAAGGCAAGAGCATGCGCTAGAAAAACTACTAAAGCATGCCGGGATGGCACGTAGTACCTTTTACTATCACTTAAAGGCCAGTAAACAGGATAAGTATGAGGTTCTTCGTAAAGAAATCAGATCTATATATGATCTACACAAGGGACGCTATGGGTACAGGAGAATCCAGTTAACTCTGAAGAACAAAGGCTATGTAGTGAATCACAAGACTGTGTTTAAGCTCATGCAGGAGCTAGGGATCAGCAGTTTGATAAGGGTCAAGAAATATACTTCCTACAGAGGAAACCAAGGGAAAATAGCGGCTAACTTGTTAAAGCAAAATTTTAAAGCCGATAGACCTAACCTAAAATGGGCAACTGATGTTACAGAGTTCAAAGTCAAAGACAAAAAGCTTTATTTATCACCTATTATAGATCTCTTCAATGGAGAAGTCCTAAGCTTTACCATCTCTGAGAGACCTAATTTTAAACAGGTAATGGATATGATTAATAAGTGTAGCAAACAGGAAAAACAGGGGCTTATTCTTCATTCTGACCAAGGATGGCAGTATCAAATGAAGCAATATCAAAAGACCCTACAGAAAAAGAACATCACCCAAAGCATGTCGAGAAAAGGAAACTGTTTAGACAATGCCGTGGCAGAAAACTTCTTTGGAACTCTAAAATCTGAGCTGTATTACCTAAATCAATATAACACTGTAGATCAACTAAAGCAGGATATAAAAGATTATATAAAATACTACAATTATGACAGAATAAGACTAAACCTAAATGGAATGAGCCCGATACAATATCGAGCTCACGTAGAAAATTTAATCTAA